The genomic region TCAACCTCAACGCCCTGGCGGGCGACCAGTCCGTCTGCCTCGATCGGCGCGAGAGCCCGCACCGCGTGAGGCTGGCCTCCGTCCTCGGCCAGGCCTACCCCCTCCACGCCGGCGCCGGCCCGAAGGCCATCCTCGCCTTCCTGGACGAGCGCAAGCGCGACCAGATCCTGAGGCGGCTCCACACGTTCCCCACTTACTCCGGCGCCACCTTGAAGGACCCAGGGCAACTCGCCGCCGAGATCGAGGCGACCCGCCAACGCGGCTACTCGATCAGCGACGGCGACTTCGACGAGAGCGCCCGCGGGGTCGGTGCGCCCATCTTCGACGGCAGCGGTCACGTGATCGGCGCCGTCAGCGTCGGAGGACCATCGTTCCGCGTCGGCGAGGCCGAGCTGACGCGCTTCGCACCGCTCATCGTCCAGGTAGCAAGGACCATCTCGCAGGGCCTCGGCTACACGGCGTGAGAAGCACCAAGGAGGACCGCATGCCCCCGACCCGTTCCCCTCACACGTTCCGTCTCTTCCTCGCCGCGGCGCTGGCGTTCCTCGCCGTCGTGGCGACGGCCGGCGCCCAGGAGTACGACCCCAAGGGCTCCCTGACGTTCGCGACCAACGCGGACCCGACCCTCAACCCGTGGAACGCCTCGGCCGTCATCGAGTCGAACCTCATCAACAC from Trueperaceae bacterium harbors:
- a CDS encoding IclR family transcriptional regulator, with amino-acid sequence MPNQYVIQSALRTLQVLLAFGKPPHRFGLADLQQVTPFEKNQLYRSLRTLEAGGFLVADSSGRYTVTPLVNVLGAASAHGRPLTLVEVASPQLDLLADETGEAVNLNALAGDQSVCLDRRESPHRVRLASVLGQAYPLHAGAGPKAILAFLDERKRDQILRRLHTFPTYSGATLKDPGQLAAEIEATRQRGYSISDGDFDESARGVGAPIFDGSGHVIGAVSVGGPSFRVGEAELTRFAPLIVQVARTISQGLGYTA